The proteins below are encoded in one region of Deinococcus fonticola:
- a CDS encoding MDR family MFS transporter translates to MTAPSEPTPGAPAPYTFTEQEKRITLIGLMVVFLLAALSQNIVGTAMPRIVEELNGFNLYTWVTTAYLLASTVMVPIYGKLSDLYGRKPILVFGVVLFLVGSALCGIAGEPWLGQFLGGGMNQLIAARAVAGLGAAALITIAFTILGDMFNPAERAKFGGLFGAMFGLSSVIGPVIGGFLTDQFSWRWTFYANLPLGLLALFMIIAKMPSLSRRSGGKVDVLGALLILTTTIPLLLALTWGGTTYAWNSATILSLFAGSVVSLILFVLVERRTPDAIIPLSLFNIPIFTVGNVASFILNMAFFGVIMFLPLYMQMVLGVSPTKSGTSMLPLMLGLIVTSIVAGQIVARTGKYKPWMIGGGVILVIGIWSLTSLKPDSHLLDLYWRMFLVGMGLGPAQSLFTIAIQSGVSLGQLATATSSSQFFRQIGGTIGAAIFGTLLMNGLHTELPKHLPAMPGTAFDSKNIDMKAMRTAGSGGGVEAKIKTAMEGQYALIEQAMNGDAKAQAAIKANAQLPAELKTLVTGGLRAEVHQKLSAQAAAIQKALSAGEAGRNAMLANPQTPDALKTQLQALPAQAFATPQGSAAVAERFAAGILAQEDTVYGQAKTQALATIKTRFDEQGKTLAAQVTRGMKEGFTASITKMFGDAVWFALAGLIMMFFVPVITIRGSGKQPAPAVQENETPTPA, encoded by the coding sequence ATGACCGCACCCTCTGAACCTACCCCAGGCGCTCCTGCGCCGTACACCTTCACGGAACAGGAAAAACGAATTACCCTGATCGGCCTGATGGTCGTCTTTCTGCTGGCCGCGCTCTCGCAGAACATCGTGGGAACGGCCATGCCGCGCATCGTGGAAGAACTCAACGGGTTCAACCTGTACACCTGGGTCACCACCGCCTACCTGCTGGCCAGCACGGTCATGGTGCCTATTTACGGAAAACTGTCCGACCTGTACGGACGTAAGCCCATCCTGGTGTTCGGTGTGGTGCTGTTCCTGGTCGGCTCGGCGCTGTGCGGTATTGCCGGCGAGCCGTGGCTGGGCCAGTTCCTGGGCGGCGGCATGAACCAGCTGATCGCGGCGCGGGCCGTGGCGGGCCTGGGCGCGGCGGCGCTCATCACCATCGCCTTTACCATCCTGGGCGACATGTTCAACCCGGCCGAGCGCGCCAAGTTCGGCGGGCTGTTCGGCGCGATGTTCGGCCTCAGCAGCGTCATCGGCCCGGTCATCGGCGGGTTCCTGACCGATCAGTTCTCGTGGCGCTGGACGTTTTATGCCAACCTGCCGCTGGGCCTGCTGGCGCTCTTTATGATCATCGCCAAGATGCCCAGCCTGTCGCGCCGCAGCGGCGGCAAAGTGGACGTGCTGGGCGCCCTGCTGATTCTGACCACCACCATTCCCCTGCTGCTGGCCCTCACCTGGGGCGGCACCACCTACGCCTGGAACAGTGCCACCATCCTGAGTCTGTTCGCCGGCAGCGTGGTCAGCCTGATTCTGTTCGTGCTGGTCGAGCGCCGCACGCCCGACGCGATCATTCCGCTGAGCCTGTTCAACATCCCTATTTTCACGGTGGGCAACGTCGCCTCGTTCATCCTGAACATGGCCTTCTTCGGCGTGATCATGTTCCTGCCGCTGTACATGCAGATGGTGTTGGGTGTGTCGCCCACCAAGAGCGGCACCAGCATGCTGCCCCTGATGCTGGGCCTGATCGTGACCAGCATCGTGGCCGGGCAGATCGTGGCCCGCACCGGCAAGTACAAACCCTGGATGATCGGCGGGGGCGTCATTCTGGTCATTGGCATTTGGTCGCTGACCAGCCTGAAACCCGACAGTCACCTGCTGGATCTGTACTGGCGCATGTTCCTGGTCGGCATGGGCCTCGGCCCGGCCCAGAGCCTCTTTACCATCGCCATTCAGAGCGGCGTCAGTCTGGGGCAACTGGCCACGGCCACCAGCAGCAGCCAGTTTTTCCGGCAGATCGGCGGCACGATCGGCGCGGCCATTTTCGGCACGCTGCTGATGAACGGCCTGCACACCGAACTCCCCAAGCACCTGCCCGCGATGCCCGGCACGGCGTTCGACAGCAAGAACATCGACATGAAAGCCATGCGAACCGCCGGAAGTGGCGGCGGCGTGGAAGCCAAAATCAAGACCGCCATGGAAGGGCAGTACGCGCTGATCGAGCAGGCCATGAATGGCGACGCGAAGGCGCAGGCCGCCATCAAAGCCAACGCGCAACTGCCCGCCGAACTCAAGACCCTGGTTACCGGCGGCCTGAGAGCCGAAGTTCACCAGAAGCTGTCGGCACAGGCCGCCGCCATTCAAAAAGCCCTGTCTGCCGGTGAAGCGGGACGCAACGCCATGCTCGCCAATCCGCAAACGCCTGACGCCCTGAAAACGCAACTGCAGGCCCTCCCCGCGCAGGCCTTCGCCACCCCGCAAGGTTCCGCTGCCGTCGCTGAACGGTTCGCCGCGGGCATCCTCGCGCAGGAGGACACGGTGTACGGTCAGGCGAAAACCCAGGCGCTCGCCACCATCAAAACCAGGTTCGACGAGCAAGGCAAAACCCTCGCCGCTCAGGTCACCAGGGGCATGAAGGAAGGTTTCACTGCCAGCATCACGAAAATGTTCGGTGACGCGGTGTGGTTCGCTCTGGCTGGCCTGATCATGATGTTCTTCGTTCCCGTGATCACCATTCGCGGCAGCGGCAAACAACCCGCGCCCGCCGTGCAGGAGAACGAAACGCCCACGCCCGCCTGA
- a CDS encoding MarR family winged helix-turn-helix transcriptional regulator, which yields MPPTSSTMTDLTAEETLKFMGGLWKLNRRIKQSVQPLIAEQYGLDIRKYFILQNIRHGRVYPKQIAENLDMPSTLLSRYLDGLHTQGLIERQIDPHDSRRTLLSVTPAGQTAVEGCTQLIGEVSRARLQYLPPQKLAALLDAMRTLEDLTADQPHADQSSPDQLKPEQETP from the coding sequence ATGCCCCCAACTTCATCCACCATGACTGACCTGACCGCCGAGGAAACCCTGAAATTCATGGGTGGGCTGTGGAAACTCAACCGCCGCATCAAGCAGAGCGTGCAGCCCCTGATTGCCGAGCAGTACGGCCTGGATATCCGCAAGTACTTCATTCTGCAAAACATCCGGCACGGCCGGGTGTACCCCAAGCAGATTGCGGAGAACCTCGATATGCCGTCTACCTTACTCAGCCGTTACCTGGACGGCCTGCACACGCAGGGGCTCATCGAGCGGCAGATCGACCCGCACGACTCGCGGCGCACGCTGCTGTCCGTCACGCCGGCGGGACAGACCGCCGTGGAGGGCTGCACGCAACTCATCGGTGAAGTCAGCCGCGCCCGGCTGCAATACCTTCCCCCGCAGAAACTCGCGGCGCTGCTGGACGCCATGCGCACCCTGGAAGACCTGACCGCCGATCAACCCCATGCAGATCAATCCAGCCCCGATCAGCTCAAGCCCGAGCAGGAGACCCCATGA
- a CDS encoding universal stress protein, with the protein MSELFSESLRDYRTILVASGGAPHSLVAVARAARIVRRVGATLHLVAVVPQAASPLMNVATAFAGGEMFEGQAKQDDYAQREAYLQRAAADLRAAGLDVHAHLVPALKPADAIVQVAQEQNADLIILGRKHKSAWTAALAGSVSDMVSHASPVDVLIVR; encoded by the coding sequence ATGTCGGAACTTTTCTCTGAATCTCTGCGCGATTACCGGACGATCCTGGTGGCGTCCGGCGGCGCGCCACACTCGCTGGTGGCCGTGGCCCGCGCCGCCCGCATCGTCAGGCGCGTGGGCGCCACCCTGCACCTCGTGGCGGTGGTGCCGCAGGCCGCCTCCCCCCTCATGAACGTCGCCACCGCCTTTGCGGGCGGGGAGATGTTCGAGGGTCAGGCCAAACAGGACGACTACGCCCAGCGCGAAGCGTACCTTCAGCGGGCTGCCGCCGACCTGCGCGCGGCCGGCCTTGACGTGCATGCCCACCTGGTTCCCGCCCTGAAACCCGCCGACGCGATTGTGCAGGTGGCGCAGGAGCAGAACGCCGACCTGATCATCCTGGGCCGCAAGCACAAGAGCGCCTGGACTGCCGCGCTGGCCGGCAGCGTGTCGGACATGGTCAGCCACGCCTCGCCGGTGGACGTACTGATCGTCCGGTGA
- a CDS encoding ribokinase: MTSPGVLVLGSLNLDLILRVPHLPRVGETMHSVSLERQPGGKGANQAAACAALGTRTVMLGAVGADEAGEVMRSALSASGVDVAAVRVQGGVATGQAYIHVAPDGENTITLHGGANQGVGEAELSALSAALHSAQVLLLQLEIPLPVNVEAARRARAAGVVVILDPAPATEVLPPQLLADVDILTPNEHEAVTLTGEKDAHAAAIRLFEQGVKNVILKRGGRGALLLNAEGFREFGAPQVEVVSTVGAGDTFNGALATALAHGQTIAQATSFAVQVASLRVSRPAGYGHLPTQRDIES, from the coding sequence ATGACTTCCCCTGGCGTTCTGGTACTGGGCAGTTTGAACCTCGACCTGATTTTGCGGGTGCCGCACCTGCCCCGGGTGGGGGAGACCATGCACTCCGTGAGCCTGGAACGCCAGCCGGGCGGCAAGGGCGCGAATCAGGCGGCGGCGTGTGCGGCGCTGGGAACCAGAACAGTGATGCTGGGCGCCGTGGGCGCCGACGAAGCCGGAGAGGTCATGCGCTCCGCGCTCTCGGCAAGCGGCGTGGACGTGGCGGCGGTGCGGGTGCAGGGCGGTGTGGCGACCGGTCAGGCTTACATTCACGTGGCGCCGGACGGCGAGAACACCATCACCCTGCATGGCGGCGCGAATCAGGGGGTGGGCGAGGCGGAATTGAGTGCCCTGAGTGCCGCTCTGCACAGCGCGCAAGTCCTGTTGTTGCAACTGGAAATTCCCCTGCCCGTGAACGTGGAGGCGGCGCGACGGGCCAGGGCCGCAGGCGTAGTGGTGATCCTCGATCCCGCGCCCGCCACAGAAGTCTTGCCGCCCCAGTTGCTGGCGGATGTGGACATCCTGACGCCGAACGAGCACGAAGCCGTGACCCTGACCGGCGAGAAGGACGCCCATGCTGCGGCCATCAGGCTGTTTGAACAGGGCGTGAAGAACGTGATTCTGAAGCGGGGGGGTCGGGGTGCCCTTCTCCTGAATGCCGAGGGTTTCCGTGAATTCGGTGCCCCACAGGTGGAGGTGGTCAGCACCGTGGGCGCGGGCGACACCTTCAACGGCGCTCTGGCGACTGCCCTGGCACACGGCCAGACCATCGCCCAGGCCACGTCGTTTGCCGTGCAGGTCGCCAGTCTGCGCGTATCCCGCCCGGCTGGATACGGGCATTTGCCCACGCAGCGGGATATCGAATCCTGA
- a CDS encoding AAC(3) family N-acetyltransferase — protein sequence MSADHELAFSLGEGSPLARVYGLDGQVLVLGTEKNTSLHLAEARTGQRPVVQVGAPLMVNGGPQWVTFEEGEYDDTTFPPVKAAFEASGAVTVGRVESATAKLMWQRALVDFAVNCWLAEKSA from the coding sequence ATGTCTGCCGACCATGAGTTGGCGTTCTCGCTGGGCGAGGGCTCCCCGCTGGCCCGTGTCTACGGGCTGGACGGGCAGGTCTTAGTGCTGGGCACAGAGAAGAACACCAGCCTGCACCTGGCGGAGGCCAGAACCGGGCAACGGCCCGTGGTTCAGGTGGGCGCACCGCTGATGGTCAATGGCGGGCCGCAGTGGGTGACCTTCGAGGAAGGGGAATACGACGACACCACTTTTCCGCCCGTCAAGGCCGCTTTCGAAGCCAGCGGCGCGGTCACCGTTGGCCGGGTAGAATCAGCCACCGCGAAACTGATGTGGCAGCGCGCACTGGTGGATTTCGCCGTGAACTGTTGGCTGGCTGAAAAGTCAGCTTAG
- the nspC gene encoding carboxynorspermidine decarboxylase — MTALPADLHLPAVTDVNAVDWAGIPSPAFVLDESRLRRNLSLIDYVQKQSGAQIIVAFKGFSMWSAFPILREYGITGATASSLNETILAKEEMQGEVHVYAPAYSDEDFPKILELADHLVFNSFGQWQRFRPQVQAARAAGRQLHVGLRINPEYAEVETDLYNPAGPFSRLGVTRREFREDLLDGIDGLHFHTLCEKDSDTLERTLEVVERNFGEYLGRMQWVNFGGGHLMTREGYDLARLIRVVKAFRERWGVHVILEPGSAFGWQTGWLVSSVLDVVHNVKDAVLLDVSVSAHMPDVLEMPYRPRILGAGDPPSDDHREAVDTPPGSHYLIGGTTCLAGDVVGEYVFDHPLNIGDRVVFDDMIHYTMVKTTFFNGVKHPDIGILRPDGTYERVKTFGYEEFKAKLS; from the coding sequence GTGACTGCTTTGCCTGCCGACCTGCACCTGCCCGCCGTGACCGACGTGAATGCCGTGGACTGGGCGGGGATTCCTAGCCCGGCCTTCGTGCTGGACGAATCGCGCCTGCGCCGCAACCTGAGCCTCATCGATTATGTGCAGAAGCAGAGCGGGGCGCAGATCATCGTGGCGTTCAAGGGGTTCTCGATGTGGTCGGCCTTTCCGATCCTGCGCGAGTACGGCATTACCGGCGCCACCGCCTCCAGCCTGAACGAAACGATCCTGGCGAAAGAGGAGATGCAGGGCGAAGTTCACGTGTACGCGCCGGCCTACAGCGACGAGGACTTTCCGAAGATTCTGGAACTGGCCGACCACCTGGTGTTCAACTCGTTTGGTCAGTGGCAGCGCTTCAGGCCGCAGGTGCAGGCCGCCCGCGCCGCCGGGCGCCAGCTGCATGTCGGCCTTCGCATCAACCCCGAGTACGCCGAGGTCGAGACTGACCTGTACAACCCGGCTGGGCCGTTTTCGCGCCTGGGCGTGACCCGGCGCGAGTTCCGCGAAGACCTGCTGGACGGCATCGACGGCCTGCACTTCCACACCCTCTGCGAGAAGGATTCCGACACGCTGGAACGCACGCTGGAAGTCGTGGAACGCAACTTCGGGGAGTATCTGGGCCGCATGCAGTGGGTCAATTTCGGCGGCGGTCACCTGATGACCCGTGAAGGGTACGACCTGGCGCGCCTGATCCGGGTGGTGAAAGCCTTCCGCGAGAGGTGGGGCGTACACGTCATTCTGGAACCCGGCAGCGCCTTCGGCTGGCAGACCGGCTGGCTGGTGTCCAGTGTGCTGGACGTGGTGCACAACGTGAAAGACGCCGTACTGCTCGACGTTTCAGTCTCGGCGCACATGCCCGACGTGCTGGAAATGCCCTACCGCCCGCGTATCCTGGGCGCCGGCGACCCGCCGAGTGACGACCACCGCGAGGCCGTGGACACCCCGCCCGGTTCCCACTACCTCATCGGCGGAACGACCTGCCTGGCGGGCGACGTGGTGGGCGAGTACGTCTTTGATCACCCGCTGAACATCGGTGACCGCGTGGTGTTCGACGACATGATCCACTACACCATGGTCAAGACCACCTTCTTCAACGGCGTGAAGCACCCCGACATCGGCATCCTGCGCCCGGACGGTACTTACGAGCGCGTGAAAACTTTCGGGTACGAGGAGTTCAAGGCGAAACTAAGCTGA
- a CDS encoding DcrB-related protein, which translates to MTWKRVAALAFLLGASADAVTFSSPKDGFSITAPAGWKQASYPGTNVVFMAPKPLASFQPNVNVLVQPLPAGITQKKYHDLSLKQLDTVMTDGKILSQRATTLGGQPANEVIYQGRQGKATLYFHATYAVKGRQAYILTGTTVLGSQATLLPAMKTFVSSFKILR; encoded by the coding sequence ATGACCTGGAAACGTGTGGCCGCGCTGGCTTTTCTGCTCGGGGCATCCGCTGATGCCGTGACCTTCAGCAGTCCCAAGGACGGCTTCAGCATCACTGCGCCGGCAGGCTGGAAACAGGCCAGTTACCCGGGCACGAACGTCGTCTTCATGGCGCCCAAACCCCTGGCGAGTTTTCAGCCTAATGTGAATGTGCTGGTGCAGCCTCTGCCAGCGGGTATCACGCAGAAGAAGTACCACGACCTCAGCCTCAAGCAACTGGACACCGTCATGACCGACGGCAAGATTCTCAGTCAGCGGGCCACCACCCTGGGCGGCCAGCCGGCCAATGAAGTCATTTACCAGGGGCGTCAGGGAAAAGCCACCCTCTACTTTCACGCGACCTACGCCGTCAAGGGCCGGCAGGCTTACATCCTGACGGGAACGACCGTGCTGGGGTCGCAGGCGACGCTGCTTCCCGCCATGAAAACCTTCGTGAGCAGCTTCAAAATACTCCGCTGA
- a CDS encoding 2-phosphosulfolactate phosphatase, translating into MRLRVDLLPHGHYPDVVLVIDTLRATTTAVTYLERGADALLLTSTPEVALGLKGEGFLLGGERGGLPIPGFDFGNSPVEAQPQNFTGKTVVMNTTNGTGASHVAAQTGKHVFLAALTNAHAAARRARAQATEEVAIVCAGTDERVGLEDVYTAGVIAEYLLALGEFSIDDGARIALTVRRNSGNPLEALSSSVHGARLSNLGLGEDVRYAAELSTSTVVPTLVQGDDVPEGTLRFIAG; encoded by the coding sequence GTGAGGTTGCGCGTCGACCTGCTGCCGCACGGGCATTACCCGGACGTGGTGCTAGTCATCGACACGCTGCGGGCCACCACCACCGCCGTCACCTACCTGGAACGCGGCGCGGACGCCCTGCTCCTGACCAGCACGCCCGAAGTGGCGTTGGGGTTAAAAGGCGAGGGGTTCCTGCTGGGCGGTGAACGCGGCGGCCTACCCATTCCCGGCTTCGATTTCGGGAACAGCCCGGTGGAAGCGCAGCCGCAGAACTTCACCGGAAAAACGGTGGTCATGAACACCACCAACGGCACCGGGGCGTCGCACGTGGCCGCGCAGACCGGCAAGCACGTGTTCCTGGCGGCCCTCACGAACGCGCACGCCGCCGCCCGCCGCGCCCGGGCGCAGGCCACTGAGGAAGTCGCCATCGTGTGCGCCGGCACCGACGAGCGCGTGGGCCTGGAGGACGTGTACACCGCCGGCGTCATCGCCGAGTACCTGCTGGCGCTGGGGGAATTCAGCATCGACGACGGCGCCCGCATCGCCCTGACGGTGAGGCGCAACAGCGGCAACCCGCTGGAAGCCCTGAGCAGCAGCGTTCACGGCGCCCGCCTGTCGAACCTGGGGCTCGGGGAGGACGTGCGTTACGCCGCCGAACTCAGCACCAGCACGGTCGTTCCCACGCTGGTGCAGGGCGACGATGTGCCGGAAGGAACACTGCGCTTCATCGCGGGGTAA
- the rpe gene encoding ribulose-phosphate 3-epimerase, with protein MTAPSSALARVKLAPSILSCDFARLGEELQAIESADWAHVDVMDGMFVPNISFGLPILAAARRVSSLYMDVHLMIEQPERYLKAFADAGADGLTVQVESTRHIHRAVQQVKELGKRAGVTLNPGTPLDMIKPVLGDVDLVLVMSVNPGFGGQKFIPDSLERIRTVRRWLDELGSGADLQVDGGVTAENARAVVEAGANVLVAGSAVYGPDGAGAGLQRLREALQ; from the coding sequence GTGACCGCACCATCATCCGCTCTGGCCCGCGTGAAACTGGCTCCCAGCATTCTCTCCTGTGATTTTGCCCGGCTGGGCGAGGAATTACAGGCGATCGAGTCGGCGGACTGGGCGCATGTGGACGTGATGGACGGGATGTTCGTGCCCAACATCAGTTTCGGACTGCCGATCCTGGCGGCGGCGCGGCGCGTCAGTTCCCTTTACATGGACGTTCACCTGATGATCGAGCAGCCCGAGCGTTACCTGAAGGCCTTCGCGGACGCCGGGGCCGATGGCCTGACGGTGCAGGTGGAGAGCACCAGGCACATTCACCGCGCCGTGCAGCAGGTCAAGGAACTGGGCAAGCGGGCGGGCGTGACCCTGAATCCCGGCACACCGCTGGACATGATTAAGCCCGTGCTGGGCGATGTGGATCTGGTGCTGGTGATGAGCGTCAACCCTGGCTTCGGCGGGCAGAAATTTATTCCGGACAGCCTGGAGCGGATTCGCACGGTGCGGCGCTGGCTGGATGAACTGGGCAGCGGTGCAGACTTGCAGGTCGATGGCGGCGTGACCGCCGAGAACGCCAGGGCCGTGGTGGAAGCGGGGGCGAATGTGCTGGTGGCCGGCAGTGCCGTATATGGCCCGGACGGCGCGGGGGCGGGCCTGCAACGCCTGCGTGAGGCCTTGCAGTGA